Sequence from the Sphingomonas sp. SORGH_AS_0950 genome:
GACGGCCAGATCTGCGCGCGACGCGATCCGATCCGGACGCGGGCGGGCGGCACCTGCGATATCCAGCGCTTCCGCGCCCTGACGCCGGCGCGCTGACCATCGCCGCCCTGTCCGGCAAGCGGGTGATTCACGACCCGAACGCGGCAAAAACTTGACTTTTGCCGTCAAATCCGCAAGCGCCTACCCTTGCTGGGCGAGCGCGGGGCGATTCCCACTCCACGCCATATTCCGGAAAACTGCATGAGCTTTGCCGATCTCGGCCTCTCCGACGAACTCCTGAAGACGGTCCACGATGCCGGCTATACCGAGCCGACACCGATTCAGGCGTCCGCCATCCCCTCCGTCCTGATGATGCGCGACATCATCGGCATCGCACAGACGGGGACGGGCAAGACCGCTTCCTTCGTCCTGCCGATGATCGACATCCTGGCGCATGGGCGCAGCCGCGCGCGCATGCCGCGCAGCCTGATCCTGGAGCCGACGCGCGAACTCGCCGCGCAGGTGGCCGAGAATTTCGAGAAATACGGCGCCAACCACAAGCTCTCCATGGCGCTGCTGATCGGCGGCGTGTCGATGGGCGACCAGATCAAGGCGCTGGAAAAGGGCGTCGACGTGCTGATCGCGACACCGGGCCGGTTGATGGACCTGTTCCAGCGCGGCAACATCCTGCTGACCGGCTGTTCGATGCTGGTCATCGACGAGGCGGACCGGATGCTCGACATGGGGTTCATCCCCGATATCGAGGAAATCTGCACCAAGCTGCCCAAGCAGCGCCAGACCCTGCTCTTCTCCGCGACGATGCCGCCGCCGATCAAGAAGCTGGCCGACAAGTTCCTGGAAAGCCCCAAGACGATCGAGGTCGCGCGTCCCGCCTCGACCAATATCAACATCGCGCAGTTCGTGGTGCCGGTCGCGCCCCAGTCGTTCGAGAAGCGCAAGCGGCTGCGCCAGCTGCTGGGCCAGGAGGAGGTTCGCACCGCGATCATCTTCTGCAACCGCAAGACGACGGTGCGCGAGCTGAACAAGTCGCTCAAGCAGCATGGCTTCCGCTCGGGCGAGATTCACGGCGACATGGAACAGCCGCAGCGGCTGGCCGAGCTGGAGTTGTTCAAGCGCGGCGAGATCAACATCCTGGTCGCCTCCGACGTCGCGGCGCGCGGGCTGGACATCAAGGGCGTCAGCCATGTGTTCAACTTCGACGCGCCCTGGCATCCGGACGATTATGTCCACCGCATCGGCCGTACGGGTCGCGGCGGCGCGACCGGCACCGCCTATACCTTCGTCGCGCCCGACGATGCCGAGAATCTCGAGAATATCGAGAAGCTGACCGGCCAGACCATCGATCGCCTGGAACTGCCCGCCCCCGTCGAGGAGGAGCGCCCCGGTCGCCGTCCGCGTCGCGAGCGCGGCCAGCGCGCCGCCGAGACGCCGGTCCAGGCCGCCCCCGCCCCCGAGCCGGTCGAGGAGGCGCCGCGCGCCCGTCCGGCCCGCCAGGCCCGCGAACCGGAGCCCCGGCAGGAGCAGCCCCGGTTCCAGGAGGCGCGCCCGCCGCGCGGCGACGACCGGCGTCGCGACCGCCGCTCCAATGCCGACGAGGCGCCCGATGACGGTGGCTGGAACGGCCCGATCCCGGACTTCCTGAAGGTCTCGTTCGGGATCTGATCCCATGTCGCTCGACATCATCAGCTTCGTCGAACCGGAACCCGCGAGCATCGCCAGCCCCTGCGTGCTGGTCTGCACGATGGACAAGGCGACGGGCTGGTGCCTGGGCTGCGCACGGACGATCCGCGAAATCTCGAACTGGAGCGCCAAGCCGTCCGAGGAACGCCGCGCGATCCTGGCCGCCCTGCCTGCGCGCAAGGCGGAACTGGCGGCGAAGCAGGGCTGAGGGGTGGCGGGCCGTGCGCCGCGCCCCCTACCCCACCGCCCGTTCAGCCTGAGCGAAGTCGAAGGCCACGCTAAACCGCCGCCCCGCGCTTCTGGCGGCGTGATTCCCTTGGCCTTCGACTTCGCTCAGGCTGAACGGCGGGTCGGAATTGCCGCCCCCTATCGCCCCACGAACCGTCCCGGCCGGCGTTCGCTGACTGCGCGTACTCCTTCGGCGAAATCCTCGGTCTGCATCAGCCTAGCCTGCTCGGCGAGTTCATGGTCGGTCGCCGCCTCGACCAGCGCGCGCAGGTCGCCGCGCAGCGTCCGCCGGGTCGAGGCCACCGCCAGCGGTGCGCCCGCCGCGATCTCCCGGGCCAGCGCCAGGGCCGTCTCGTCCAGCCGGTCGGGCGGCACCAGCTGGTCGACCAGCCCCCAGCGTTCGGCCTCGTCCCCCCGGATGCGCCGCCCGGTGAGCAGCATCATCGCCGCGCGCTGTCGCCCGATCACGCGCTCCAGCACCGCCGAGATGCCGAAGCCGGGATGCAGGCCCAATGCGACGAAATTGGCCACGAACCGCGCTTCGGGAGTGGCCACCCGGAAATCGGCGACCAGCGCCAGTCCCAGGCCGGCGCCCACCGCCGCCCCCTGCACCGCCGCCACGACCGGCGTGGCGACCCCGAACAGACGCGCCGCCGCGACATAGAAGGGGCTGCGCGCGCCCGGCGGCAAAGGCTCCGCCACCGGATTGGCGTTCAACAGGTCGGCCCCGGCGCAGAAGACCCGACCTTCGGATCGAAGAAGGATCGCCCGGATATCGGGATCGCGATCCGCCGAATCGAACGCATCACCCAATTCGGAAATGGTTCCCAGCCCCAGATGATTATGAGGCGGATTCCGTAGCGTCAGGACCGCCACCGCCGCGTCACGCCGAAATTCAACTGTCATGCCGCCCTCTTAGCCCGGTTTCCACGCGAACGGCCAGCACCATACCCGTTGCTCGAAAGACACAGGATCACCGCTTTAACCCAAGGTCCATCGACAGGGGCTTGAGCGGGCGGCCAAGACAGGATTAAGAGCCGTTCATGTCAGAATGACCGGCCGAAAACAGGTCGGCATCAGGCATCGGAAGCCGCAAGGCTTCGTGCCGGGAGAGGATGCCGGGCGGCTCGGTGGCGAGCCGCCCTTTCCCTTTCTACGATCATCCCATCGCCGATGCGTCCGCCCGGATCGGGCAGTCCCCGCCCCGTACCGATTCGGCGTCTCCGCCGTCCGGCCAAGTAACCGGTTACATTTTTTTATTCGCATGCCTGGACGGGCATGCTCACATCGGGCCGCCCGGCTGCCCCCATCATACTGTATCACCGACATATTTTGCCCAGCACGGCATCCGGGACGCCGGGGTCGGCCATGCCCCCTCCTGCTCTTCCCCGTAAAGGGTCGTTCCGGCTAGGTTGCGGGCCATAACGACCGGGCCGGGTACAGAACGGCACGGCACCAGAAAAGAAACAAGGAGAGACCATGTACGACCGCCGCGGCGTCCTGAATCTGGGCGGGCTGAGCCTCGCCGCCCTGATAACGGGATGTGCCGGGCAGCAGGGCCGGGTGAGCGCGCCGCGCATCATTCCGCAGGTTCTGCCCGACCTGATCCGCGATCTGCAGGAACGCACCTTCCGCTTCTTCTGGGAAACGACCGATGCCGAAACTGGCCTCGCCCCCGATCGCTGGCCGACGCCGTCCTTCGCCTCGATCGCGGCGGTGGGCTTTGCGCTGACCGCCTATCCGGTCGGCGTCGTCAATGGCTGGATCACCCGCGAAGAGGCGCGGCTTCGCACGCTGACCACGCTGCAATTCTTCGCCGATGCGCCGCAGGGGCCGGGCGAGACGGGGTTCAGCGGCTATAAGGGTTTCTTCTACCATTTCCTGGGCGTCACCAAGGGACAGCGCTTCGCCCGGTGCGAGCTGTCGACGGTCGACACCGCGCTGCTGCTGGGCGGCGTGCTGTTCGCGCAAAGCTGGTTCGATGGCGATCATCCAGACGAGGCCCGCATCCGCGCGCTCGCCGACCGGATCTACGGCGCCGTCGACTGGACCTGGATCACCCCGCGCGCGCCCTTGCTGTCGATGGGCTGGCACCCGGAGACGGGGTTCATCAAGTCCGACTGGGACGCCTATAACGAGGGGATGCTGCTCTATCTGCTGGCGCTGGGCTCCCCCACCCATCCGCTGCCGGAGGGGACATGGCAGGCCTGGTCCAGCCGGTTCGAGCCGAGCTGGTCGGATCGCTGGGGCCAGCCGCATCTCCACTTCGCGCCGCTGTTCGGCCACCAGTACAGCCATATCTGGGTCGACTTCAAAGGCATCCGCGACGGCTATATGGCGGGCAAGGGCATCGATTATTTCGAGAACAGCCGCCGGGCCGCCTATGCCCAGCAACGCTATGCCATCGAGAATCCGGGCCGTTGGCGCGGCTATGGCGCGGACATCTGGGGGCTGACCGCGTGCGACGGGCCGGGCGACTTCATCCAGACGATCGACGGGCTGCCGCGCGAATTCTACAGCTATTCGGCGCGCGGGCCGGGCGAGCGCGACGACGGCACGCTGGCACCCACGGCCGCCGCCGCGTCCATCCCCTTCGCCCCCGACATCGCGATTCCGGCGGTGCAGGCGATGCACGACCGCTATGGGCAGGGCATCTACGGCCAATACGGCTTTCTCGATGCGTTCAACCCGACCCTGACCAACCCGCCCGAGCCGTTGAAACATGGCCAGATCGTCCCCGGCATCGGCTGGGTCGACAAGGATTATCTGGGCATCGACCAGGGCCCGATCGTCGCGATGATCGAGAATCACCGCACCGGCCTGATCTGGAAGACGATGCGACGGAACCCGCACCTGCGGCGCGGATTGCAAAGGGCAGGATTCACCGGCGGCTGGCTGAACGGATAAGGACGGCCGCGCGATTTGGGAGGCGGCCATGACCGACACCATCCTGATTACCGGCGCATCGGCCGGTCTGGGCGCG
This genomic interval carries:
- a CDS encoding DUF1289 domain-containing protein; the protein is MSLDIISFVEPEPASIASPCVLVCTMDKATGWCLGCARTIREISNWSAKPSEERRAILAALPARKAELAAKQG
- a CDS encoding glucoamylase family protein, with the protein product MYDRRGVLNLGGLSLAALITGCAGQQGRVSAPRIIPQVLPDLIRDLQERTFRFFWETTDAETGLAPDRWPTPSFASIAAVGFALTAYPVGVVNGWITREEARLRTLTTLQFFADAPQGPGETGFSGYKGFFYHFLGVTKGQRFARCELSTVDTALLLGGVLFAQSWFDGDHPDEARIRALADRIYGAVDWTWITPRAPLLSMGWHPETGFIKSDWDAYNEGMLLYLLALGSPTHPLPEGTWQAWSSRFEPSWSDRWGQPHLHFAPLFGHQYSHIWVDFKGIRDGYMAGKGIDYFENSRRAAYAQQRYAIENPGRWRGYGADIWGLTACDGPGDFIQTIDGLPREFYSYSARGPGERDDGTLAPTAAAASIPFAPDIAIPAVQAMHDRYGQGIYGQYGFLDAFNPTLTNPPEPLKHGQIVPGIGWVDKDYLGIDQGPIVAMIENHRTGLIWKTMRRNPHLRRGLQRAGFTGGWLNG
- a CDS encoding enoyl-CoA hydratase/isomerase family protein, with product MTVEFRRDAAVAVLTLRNPPHNHLGLGTISELGDAFDSADRDPDIRAILLRSEGRVFCAGADLLNANPVAEPLPPGARSPFYVAAARLFGVATPVVAAVQGAAVGAGLGLALVADFRVATPEARFVANFVALGLHPGFGISAVLERVIGRQRAAMMLLTGRRIRGDEAERWGLVDQLVPPDRLDETALALAREIAAGAPLAVASTRRTLRGDLRALVEAATDHELAEQARLMQTEDFAEGVRAVSERRPGRFVGR
- a CDS encoding DEAD/DEAH box helicase — protein: MSFADLGLSDELLKTVHDAGYTEPTPIQASAIPSVLMMRDIIGIAQTGTGKTASFVLPMIDILAHGRSRARMPRSLILEPTRELAAQVAENFEKYGANHKLSMALLIGGVSMGDQIKALEKGVDVLIATPGRLMDLFQRGNILLTGCSMLVIDEADRMLDMGFIPDIEEICTKLPKQRQTLLFSATMPPPIKKLADKFLESPKTIEVARPASTNINIAQFVVPVAPQSFEKRKRLRQLLGQEEVRTAIIFCNRKTTVRELNKSLKQHGFRSGEIHGDMEQPQRLAELELFKRGEINILVASDVAARGLDIKGVSHVFNFDAPWHPDDYVHRIGRTGRGGATGTAYTFVAPDDAENLENIEKLTGQTIDRLELPAPVEEERPGRRPRRERGQRAAETPVQAAPAPEPVEEAPRARPARQAREPEPRQEQPRFQEARPPRGDDRRRDRRSNADEAPDDGGWNGPIPDFLKVSFGI